The following are from one region of the Endozoicomonas sp. 4G genome:
- a CDS encoding glycoside hydrolase family 18 protein, which produces MLSPLSKSIKTICLSLGITAMAATLSGCVTNSSLEYSTAQGSDKVAHFFGIFDLNWDQRLREETPLDKTDLLYIAFAHPYDEDGDGAYELGYENARSGEKVKPGDTDKDRINQLVSAAREKNPGVQILISQGWNQNGYWKAAQNPEVFAESVVSFIRKHGLDGYDMDYEIETDQITLPQFETLAQTVHDHLERASVEDGKDYLFTITPDHTSLRVWNGTLVNSLFDYINLQTYWGDRFHFIDDFKATGVETDKMMIGMSSESYNRPADDPEAFIKVARENNTQGIFAWRMDTDSMDQMGTPHYKITEDMWEQMGRQ; this is translated from the coding sequence ATGCTGAGCCCTCTCTCAAAATCCATAAAAACCATCTGCCTGAGTCTGGGCATTACCGCTATGGCAGCCACACTTTCAGGCTGTGTTACCAACAGTTCTTTGGAGTACTCTACTGCTCAAGGCAGTGACAAAGTTGCTCATTTCTTCGGCATTTTCGACCTCAACTGGGATCAACGACTGCGCGAAGAGACCCCACTGGACAAAACTGACCTTCTCTATATTGCCTTTGCTCATCCTTACGATGAAGACGGTGACGGCGCCTACGAACTGGGTTATGAAAACGCCCGTAGCGGTGAAAAGGTTAAGCCTGGCGATACCGACAAGGACCGCATCAATCAGCTGGTATCGGCTGCCCGTGAAAAGAATCCGGGCGTACAGATTCTGATTTCTCAGGGCTGGAATCAGAATGGTTACTGGAAAGCGGCTCAAAACCCTGAAGTCTTTGCAGAAAGTGTGGTCTCTTTTATCCGAAAGCATGGCCTGGATGGCTATGACATGGACTACGAGATCGAGACAGACCAGATCACCCTGCCACAATTTGAAACCCTGGCTCAGACAGTACACGATCATCTTGAGCGAGCTTCCGTAGAAGATGGCAAAGATTATCTATTCACTATCACTCCTGACCACACCTCTCTGCGCGTATGGAACGGCACTCTGGTTAATAGTCTGTTCGACTACATCAATCTGCAAACCTATTGGGGCGATCGCTTCCACTTCATTGATGACTTCAAGGCTACCGGTGTTGAAACCGACAAAATGATGATTGGTATGAGCAGTGAGAGCTACAACCGGCCAGCTGATGATCCTGAAGCGTTCATCAAAGTCGCCCGGGAAAATAATACCCAGGGTATTTTCGCATGGCGTATGGATACCGACAGTATGGATCAGATGGGGACACCTCATTACAAAATCACCGAAGACATGTGGGAGCAAATGGGCCGTCAGTAA